In a single window of the Diabrotica undecimpunctata isolate CICGRU chromosome 11, icDiaUnde3, whole genome shotgun sequence genome:
- the LOC140452586 gene encoding uncharacterized protein: protein MNFTSMRICMAIEANSSDSKKNVYKFKWLQPTGSRFYYEIPFEKQSQIDHSELFHLKKVKNILASMKTRGSFRTCTIALEDNLKEIYFDSDGDVVYQSEYLQQTLLPVYEKIETAEQFPSFAELLQKFNDTNLPKVEKKNLKKIKDDFVLRNFDGNNVPMNSWLKTFESECLRCEVVADEDKILILRLFLDGIAKEWFESKIITLGLDNSFEVWKINFLDSFCETGWHNHRQAYSFRYIGGSIVDYAFRKENLLLNIKNDFPIDILIDLIVTNLPIYIQDNINRADVTTMEKLVGELRKLESLVIKKKNKLETKPNFYQKSTIIPEEQKTTCQYCDRKGFPGRFHPEAICRLKQKDKKVTKENKSNDIKYINNIAIQETLNETVTEQKN from the coding sequence atgaattttacatcaatgagaatttgcatggctatagaagcaaacagtagtgatagtaagaaaaatgtatataaatttaagtggctgcagccaacagggtcccgtttttattatgaaatcccctttgaaaaacaaagtcaaattgatcattctgaactatttcatctgaaaaaagtgaagaatatattagcatctatgaaaacaagaggatcctttagaacatgtactatagcattagaagacaatttgaaggagatttattttgattcagatggtgatgtggtttatcaaagtgagtacttacaacagaccttattaccagtgtatgagaagatagaaacagctgaacaatttccatcatttgctgagttgctccagaaatttaatgacacaaatttacctaaagttgaaaagaaaaatttaaaaaaaataaaagatgattttgtacttcgaaattttgatggaaataatgttccaatgaattcatggctcaagaccttcgaatcagaatgtttgcgatgtgaggtggttgctgatgaagacaagattttgattctacgtttgtttcttgatggaatagcaaaagaatggtttgaatcaaaaataataacattaggcttagataacagttttgaggtatggaaaattaattttttagatagtttttgtgaaacaggttggcataatcataggcaagcttattcttttaggtatataggtggtagtattgttgattatgcgtttcgtaaagaaaatttattgctaaatataaagaatgattttcccattgatatactaattgatttaattgtaacaaatttgccaatttatatacaagataatattaatagagccgacgttacaacaatggaaaaattggtaggtgaattacgaaaattggaaagtttagttataaaaaagaagaataaattggagacaaaaccaaatttttatcaaaaatctactataataccagaagaacagaaaactacttgtcaatattgtgatagaaaaggattccctgggaggtttcatccagaggcaatatgccgtttaaagcaaaaagataaaaaggtaacaaaagaaaacaaatcaaatgatattaaatatattaataatattgctatacaggagacattaaatgaaacagtaactgaacaaaaaaactag